CCGAATTCCTAAAGCATGGTCTTTGGCAAACCAATCCATATTTCCATATCGTTTTTTTTGAACCCATTCCTCCAAATTTGCCAAGTCAGATTCGGGAATCTTTGCATCAACAAATCCCACTAAAGAAAATCCTTCTTTTTCACAAATGGTTTTAATTTGAGAACGAATCTGGTAAAGTGGATTTGTCATGGCTGATACAGAGAATGAAGTTTATCTTACTGAAATACAAGGCCAGTTGCCAAGCCATTTGTTTGCCCATGTCCCAAAACTAATTTCCTTATTTCCACAAATCGAAGCACTCGTGACAGTTCCTAAAGGCCTTCCCGAACTTTTACGAAAAGGAATTTATTTTGCCCTACTCCAATCTGTGGTAAGGCTTCTTGAACGAAACACAGATCCTCTTTTACCAGAAATCCTTCCCGAATACCGCGAACTCATACGTTCCGTTTCTGAAACATATTCGGTCCTCCGCCCAGAAGTTGAATCCAATTGGTTAGATGAATGTATCCAATACGGAGACAAATCCGCCTATCATTGGGAATGGAAACATTTTGATTCACATGAGTTGTTCTAAATTACGAACGTTCCTTTTCTAATGATTTTAAAAAATCAGGAGGAATCGGTTTTTTGGTTTTGGCTCTATAATCAAAATAAACCTGAACAGTTTTTGCAGAAACATAAAGTTCATTGTTTTTTTTATCTCGTATGGAATATGAAAATTCCCATGAGCTTGTACCGATGGAAGATACCCAAGTTTCGACAAAAATAGAAGCTCCTGGTAAAACCGAAGCCTTTAAATCCATTTCTACACGGGCAAGAACAAAAGGAATGTCTTCCAATTCTGAAACCGAAAGATAACGGTTACAAAAATCTAACCTTGCTAACTCTAAATACGTCGAATAACTTGAGTTATTGACTCGTTTCATGGGGTCCATGTCATTAAATCGAATTTGGATATCAGTTTGAATCATTGTCTTTATTCAAAGGAACCAATTTGAATTTATATGTCACCTCTATGTTTTTATTTTGTATTGGATCTTGACCGAACGTAAATACCGACGTAGTTCAGGGTTACTGCCAAAACAAGGATC
The nucleotide sequence above comes from Leptospira harrisiae. Encoded proteins:
- a CDS encoding acyl-CoA thioesterase, with protein sequence MIQTDIQIRFNDMDPMKRVNNSSYSTYLELARLDFCNRYLSVSELEDIPFVLARVEMDLKASVLPGASIFVETWVSSIGTSSWEFSYSIRDKKNNELYVSAKTVQVYFDYRAKTKKPIPPDFLKSLEKERS
- a CDS encoding LIC_11502 family protein is translated as MADTENEVYLTEIQGQLPSHLFAHVPKLISLFPQIEALVTVPKGLPELLRKGIYFALLQSVVRLLERNTDPLLPEILPEYRELIRSVSETYSVLRPEVESNWLDECIQYGDKSAYHWEWKHFDSHELF